The sequence AATGTGTCCAGCATCCATCCCACTCCTTTCCACCCTgccatttctttccagtttgctgctgctgctgggctgcttcCTGCATTCCTGTGAGCTGCATCTTCTGCACCTGGAGCACCAGGTCTTAAACAACAAGCTCAAGTGCAGGGCTTTGAACTATTTGCTCTGGATGTCCTTACACAGATTTACTTCTTTCCCATAAAAACATCCTTTTGCCTCTAGACCTATagaaaccccccccccccaaccaCTTTTAGgagaaacatgagaaaatgTAAGCACAGGCTGTCccaaagctgcagctcccactaCCCTGGGAGCCCCCTGCTCCTGACtgtgccctggctctgcctttcctgctcAGGCATCccaagggctgcccagggatcTTGATGGTGATGGGCACTTTCCTCCCCAGGGTTCCAGGCTGGGGCACCCTGGCTTCACCGGGACCTTGTCCTCCTGCCCACCGTGGTGGGTGCCTGGGCCCAGTATGTGCGACCAGTTCCTAGGGTGGTGAGTGTGGGCACTGGGGAACAGCCAGGTTGGGGTGCAGCTACAGGGAGTGGTGGTACAACAGGTGTGAGAACATCCTGCTCAATGCTGTACGGAAAATCACGCTATGCAAAGCCAATGTCcataaaggagacagaggagtcctgcaactttatttgaataaagggagagagtccACTGGGGCACATGCCCACGGGGTTTTCCCTCTCAAGGTTTTGGAGGACGCAGCCTCCTTCAGTCCTAAACTCCCGGCCGCATGTTGCTGTTGCCTgaatgatttttgcttttatatattcTCTATATTCTTTACATATATATTCTAGTTCTATTGTTGTATAGTTACACAGTTCCTAGCTAGCCCCAGTACGTTTCCCCACCCTGAtaggcagaaagacaaagcaTATTCCAAGGCCCCTATCCTATCTTGGTTCTTCCTGGGAACCAAGGTTGAGACCAGCTCTTTGagacacattttcataaacaacGTTTAGTTCCCATCTGCGGGGGGGGATTTGGAAAGGGGTTgaactgggaagaaattccctCACCACTTACGCTCCTAGTTGGTGATTTTCGTCAGTTATGCTAATTTGCCCCGGAGCTGGTGGCACAGTTCCCGCTAGAAGTGTCCTGACCCCGATCTTTAGCAGAGAACTTCATGTTGTCGTGCATGGTCGTGGTGCCCTTGGAGGCCATGGCAtcctctgctgtccctgagTGCGCTCCCAGCCACAGCTGGTAGCCCTGGGACTCATCACCCAGGCTGAACAGGTTGTAGTCTGCGAACTTCATGTCATTTGAAGCATCCCAGATGGCAAACCTGACCCAGATGGTAGACCTTCTGCCTGGTGATCTGGTGGATGTACTTGGTGCCCAGCCAAACTCGGTGTGCCCGTTCCCAAAGCTGTACTTGTAGGTGCTCCAAGACTCATTCCAGAGGATTGCTGAGCTCTGATGGTTCCTCTGGATAACAGCCCTGTCTGCCCCGTTCATCTCAGAGTACACCATGATGGGAGGCAGTCCTGTGGGTTGGATGATGTAGACGCCactggggctgccagcagggagctcGCTGCAGTCTCTGGGCCAGCCTGGGGCAGGACAGAGGAGGATTGAACAAGCCCAAGGCACAGACAGACCTGTGGCTGACTCTGCAAGACCAAGACATCAccaagccctgcctgcccaAAGAGCACAGATCAGGCAAACCCCATCCTCACCTGAGCATAAAACGCCCGCGTCCTCATCGTGCCCACAGTTGCACTCTTCCCCATGCCCGCAATGAGCACTCACTGAGGACTCTCTCCAGCCCATTGCAGTTAATGTCGTCCAGCCAGAGAGTCCCAGATCCTCTCCCAAACTAAACGCTGCCCAGGGCTGATACTGCGTTTCCCCCAGCCAAGCTGCCTACACACCACAGAAGCATCCGTCATGTCCCAGGAGTCATCACACACCGTTGCCCACATGCTGCTGTACCAAACCTCTATCTGTCCCAAGTACTGGTTGGAGCCATTCACCAATCCTGCAAGTCCTCGGAGAAAAAGGCCTCAAGGAGCTGTCAGTGTGCAGACACAGACACCATGAACAGGCTTGAGCAGAGGCAGGTCTGAACACGACTTTAGAAAGACAGAGTCAGCACCAGATTGAGTGTGACAAAGCGGATCAAGGAGGGATTTAACAGgagttaaatgaaaaatgttagcCAAGTTCTCcatccttttttctcccttataTCCATGTAAGCATGGTGATGAGCTTCGGTACTTACCTTCCTGGAGTCATCAACATCTGCACATCATTGTTCTCCACCTGCACCTGGCCAGGTTTGTGATGTCACCCCTTGGCACAGAAAGCACAAGGTCACTGCAGGGACACAAGGACATTTGAGTTTGCCAGTATTAGTTGTAAAATCCAGTTCTCCAGATGAATCCTCGTTATTCCAAACCCAAGGATGGAAAAAATGAGATGACACAGATGTCTTCCCATCATCCTGGAGACATCTTCCAAATAGGTACTTCTAACACCCTTTAAAGCCAGGGAGTTTTTCATATGCACTCACAGCGAGTGAAGCCCCACGGCAATGCGGATGCCAGGACTCATCAGTTCAGCAGAACAGCACTTGGTTTGTGGTGCTGCAACACTCAACAACAGCAtcttcttccctctgcccatagcttggaaatattttgaggTCAAGGCTACTCGTCTCATGAAGTACCTTCCCAGGTGTTAGGCAGCAAAGTGACTTTTCTTCCTACCCTGTCCTAGTAATTTTTCTGTGGCTACAGGCTTGGCAGGTCTCAAACAGCCCCAATGACGGCAATTACTGCCCCTTCCAGTTTCCCACACCACAGGGAAAAGCCTGCAGGTCCTCTCTAAACTTTCCTCAGGAGGAATTCAGCAGTGTCGTGGTCTAGCCCCATGGCCCCACAGTGGCAAGAAGTGATGGGTGGCCTAGGAGAGGCTCTGGTGCCTGGGGAACCTGAAGCAATTCTTCAGCAGCAACCTGGACCCCATGCCAGGAGGATGGGGTCACCAAGCTTCCccaaaaagggaaaactgatGGAATCGCAGCTTGACACTGTCTCCCCTTGGCCAGCATGgagtgctgcagggagagctgtggaATTGGGCCCTTGGATGGCCGTCTCCGGCTTCTCCCAGTTCCCCAGTCACAGAAACACAGCGCATGTGAAGGAGCTTCCCTGCCCATTCCCCAGCCTAAAATAAAATCCTGGTTTTAGGCCAGAGCAATTTCTTACCATGTAGGGGACAGCAAAGAGAGGGGAGAGGACCCTTTCCCAAAGGGATCCTTGGGTACCAAAGGAAAGGTGGTCTGGTCAGATGCAAAGGCCACCTCTAGGCCCAGAAGTGCCCACAGCACCCTACTTGTTGCCCATATGGGTACAAAGGAGCTCCCAGCAGATGGGAGGATGCCCCGTGGCTGTGTCTGACCCAAGGCAGGATTTCCCCTTGAAGACACACAACTGCAAGCGTTTCCTACCAGGAATTTGGGAAGATTGGAGTTGAGCTGCTGAATAGGGTTTGGCTGTTGCACACTCTTggtgcagctgcctgtgctgcagtgccagtCCCAAACCCTTGACTCAGGAGCTACCAAAATGTGCTAACAGGGATGGCATTACTGTCTCTGATAGTGAAACTGTGACCAAGAATATATAAGGATGTATATTTACATCTGGGATGGCCATGTACTGCCCGAGCAAAACCACCAGCCCAAAAACATGCTTCAGGCTCACAGGTATGGAGTAAAGCTAGAGCCTTTTGGTCCAGTTCAAGTGCTCACTGATGTTGGAAAGAAACAAGATTCCATCCGGCATCTGGATTAActtcaggctggagctggagagctgACTTGGAGTCACCTGGGGATGTCATCACCCGCAGCAAAGAGCATCTACAGGTATCCCATGGAATCTGCACCTGTTGTGTGTGCTatgagccaggagctggacagtGCTCACTACCTCACTGGGAGAGGGTCAGTGATGCTGGGGATGTTTGGGCACATTCCCTGGAAGCCTGTTGTTTTCCCACCCCTGAGAGCTCCtcaggtgctgctctgcccaccccACCAGGGcctgcctggcagggacacGATGTCACCTCAGCACCGGGCAGGCAGCCAGTTCCACTGGAGTGATTGACTGAAATCAGTTAGGgaaaacagtgacagaaatttTATCATAGTCTCCTTGGAATATATCGAAGCAGCATCAGGCTTCTAACAGGGTAAGTACCGTAAGCTGTCCTGCACAGGGGAGCAGTAATGGGATATGGCTTTATGCAGAAGATGGTTTGATGTATCTGGGCCACTGCTAACTAAATCCTCCCAGAAGTCCCCTCTCTGTGGCTCTTCCAGATCCTCCAGCATTAATCAgctctcctttttctctgaaagacaCAAGGCAATAGGCTGCTTGCAGCTCCAAATGCAAAGCCCTGCGGGAGCTCCCCTCTGGGGAGCATCAGTGGGGACAGCAGGTGGCAGCCTCAGCCACCCACccacagctgtgtcctgctcccAAGTCCTGTGTTATTTATGGAGGCCCTTGCCAGCACAATGCCCAGACAGCTGGCACGAAGTCTAGCATTGTGTGGTCCGGCAGGCATTGGGATGAGGGCAATCCCTGGTTTTGGATCCTGGCAGCTACCTCGGGTGAGGGGAGAGGCATGTTATGACCCGCATGGTCAAAGTCACATTTATGATCAAACTGACCTTGGAGCACGTGGGGCAGAGTTGGCTTCTGCTGGTTCACTAGCCCAGAGGAGCAGCATGGGGTAACTGGGAAGTCTGGATTGCCATGGGAAGGATGGGGAAACTGAGAAATTGCTTTATGGTGTAGGAACACATGAGGAAACAGTTTTCAAGCACAGATCCCAAGAACAGCTGACAGATCAGCAGGACGCTGTGCCCAGAGATTGGGCACACTGACTCCCTCCTGTGTAAGTACAGAGAGAGTCAATGACCCAGAGAAGGGCTTTGCAAACCACCAGGTCAAACACCTCCAAGTGTGTTCGGAAGCTGCTGAGAAAATCATCAATGCAGCACTTCCTCAGGTGCCCTCAGGCCAGGCAAGCCGGGGCAGGAGCCAGAccagcagcatggccagccTGAACAGACCCATGTGTCACCTCTCCCACCACTCACCATCTCCTCACTCCTCTGGGTCACCAACTCCTCAGTCTTGCTCTCTAAACACGCATGTACCAGACTTGCAAATCTGCTTGTCTCTGAAGAGGGAAAATCTGGGAACATCCCCAGGGACGCAGCTTCATCTCCTACCTGTATTCAATTCATTTGCTCAGATAAATCCCCTTAGCTCCACCAGGGTTTAACAGAAGTGGAAGGTTATTTTAACTGAGTCCAAatgcttctctttttcctctatGTACACCTTTCAACTTTAGAACAGCTCTTTTAAGTCCCAGTTCTTCTTAACCAGCCTTCAGCCAGAGCCAGGCATCAAAGGAAAGACTGtccagccaggagagcaggcCACCTTTTCGTCTGCAAGTTTGCAAAAGCATCACAAGACAACAAATTAAATCTCCAactaatgcaaatatttcatgcTGAAAGGGTTTTTCTACAGCATCCAGTCTGAGGAAGGTCTCGGGTGTGTGCCTGTACATGGGTTTATCTCTTTGTTCATACTCAGATGGCATCTGGCAGCTGTGATGTAAAGGCACAGGTCTTTTTTATCCACAAAGAAGTACTTGGAAAGAAGTTCTTAAGGTTGCAAACATTTGAAGAACAACAAAGTTTTCCATCCTTAAGTGACCAAGAAATAACTGACAACTTCAGTTCAGCCTTATACAACCATAAGCATTTGCAAAGTTAAAGATCACAAAGCATATACTAAGGAACAGAATTTCAAGAGGGGCATTTTTAGAATTGCTTATGtggttttaaagagaaaagaggtTCATTCCCCAAAGGAGTTTATGGCTTTACAGCATGACTACAACCATCAGTTTTTGGAGTGCTGAACAGAGCATTGTGACAGCACTTTTCACTGTGGGACTCTGCTTCTACACTAAAAATAATCCCGAGAAgtttgctttcctgcttttaagGTTAGACCTTTCCCTAGAAGATTCCCCACTCCAGGGATGTTCTTATTTAAGATGGTCTTTCTGGTTGGATCTCTTTGGGCCCAGCTATCTCCAGATTTAGAAGCTCTGTTAAAGTATATCTAAGACCTGAAGCCTCTCTGCAGGTGCTCTCTGCAGCACCACTTTCCTAACACCAACACTGATGATCATCTTCTGAGTAGAACAGTAAAGGGAAGAACTTTGAAGCTGCAGCCCCAGACGGACACCTGGGAGCTGAGGTACATCAGCTTGTGCTCAAGGAGGTGACATTGACTGATGTGTTTGTTTATGCCTTGTGGAGAGACACCTGAGATGGGTTTAACAATGGATTTCCTTGATGGGTTGGACATTTTGCTTAGCAAACAGATCGTTTCCCAATCATCCCAAGAGTGAAAGCCATTCTAAGTGTCTCCTGCTCTGTAATGGCACAGCCAAGTTTGCAGTAACCCAGATTTAGATCCCAAGTTCTTGCTGATTATCTCCAGTGACCTCTGTGAAGGGCTGAGTATTGCAGATGGCTCCAAGCACCCTTCCAGGAGCTGTGCCCCTTCCTCAGCTCCACTGTTCCTTcttcaagcagaaaaatgtgcCCACTGAGAACATTACCTCCTAAAGACCGAAGGCAAATGAGTGTGGGATGGGAGACGGAGACAGGGCACAGCCCCTGAGCTGGGCCGGGAAGAGGCCAGAGAGCCCCAGGCAGGACAATGATGACTTGGGGAGGCTGGTGAAGGCAAGGGAGgatgggaggggaaggaaaagagcagtTGACGGCTGTAAGTGAGGAGCAGGGGGTCCAACAGTGATTTCCATCATGCCCTCCCTGCTGGAATGCTAAAGGCACCAGCCAtggctgggaagaggcagccAGTGGTAAGGTTTCATGACAGTGGGCTCCATCCTCACAAAGACCTTTTCACCTGGCTGTGATTAAAGCCTTCACAACTGGAGGAGCTGAAGCTGCATGGACCTTGCATCTCCAGGTCCTCTGTGGTGATAACTCCTTGACAGTGACACCAACCCATTGCTGGAGTTTGCGCCATCAATACACACCCAGGAACACCTGCCTGCTGAGCAGATACTGTTCTCACAGCTCACCACTCCAGCTTTAGTATCTCCCAGAACAGGACAGACCACCAGACCGTGCAAACGTGGCCATTTCCCTCCCCAGCAGGGCCAAACAAGCAGCCCATGATGGGATTTTCCTCTTCAGCCAATCTCTGGTGCATCTGGAGAACAGCTGCACACACTGTCCAAATGCAGGACTGCCATCTCCTGGGCACTGGGAGACAGTATGCAACAGCCTTGGAAAATCATCCTGGAGTAACTCAGAGGTCTTGAGGCTGAGAAGCCGCTGTGATGGGCAGGTACGGCCCATGAAGAGAAACCTAACCTTTGGgtgcctcagcagctgcagggtcAATGAAAAGCTCTCTGGTCAGTGTACGTTTAACCTGTGCCAGGAATTACACACAATTTCCCAGCCTGAAAAATGACTGGGGGACACCAGACCTTCACCAGTCCTGCACCAGTCCTGCACCGACACTGGAAGGTTGCCATACCTCAGATCCCAATGGTTTGCCAAGGAGGAACAGGCACATGGCTCCATGGTGGatgtgcagggacaggcagctcacccttccatccctccctttGGTCCTGCCTCCCTCAagtccctgccctccctccagctccccaaAGGCTGTTTCCTGCCCAAGGACTAGCCCTGTGCCTGCCACTCCCCGGGGTCAGACCCCTGATGTGTCCCCACAGTGttggagctgcagaggggcCATATTCACTCAACACTGCCTTTCAGCTGAGCATGCTCTTCTCAAATTATACTGCTCCCCAAATTCTCCCTCAGTTCATTACTccagttttccttctcctgccccctttgccctgcagcccagagaggCAGACATACACCACGTAGAATTTCAGCTCAAATACTCTAATTTCTGACAAAATGACATGGAATGAAGCCAAGCTCTATGTGAAGTACCACAAGAACCTGTTTCACTGGCTGTGAGCTAACTGTGCTTTCAAGCTACTCCTACAGCACCTTACAGGGGTAATGGGAATCCTCAACAACCATTTTTACACTCACTGATGGATTTATGGCACTAAATATCTGTTCTATCTGTTATCTGGGTACTaa comes from Corvus cornix cornix isolate S_Up_H32 chromosome 19, ASM73873v5, whole genome shotgun sequence and encodes:
- the LOC109146006 gene encoding fibrinogen-like protein 1-like protein, which translates into the protein MVYSEMNGADRAVIQRNHQSSAILWNESWSTYKYSFGNGHTEFGWAPSTSTRSPGRRSTIWVRFAIWDASNDMKFADYNLFSLGDESQGYQLWLGAHSGTAEDAMASKGTTTMHDNMKFSAKDRGQDTSSGNCATSSGAN